In the Ipomoea triloba cultivar NCNSP0323 chromosome 6, ASM357664v1 genome, one interval contains:
- the LOC116021647 gene encoding thioredoxin-like 2-1, chloroplastic isoform X2, whose amino-acid sequence MQGSSVISRKVSHFFRFSHHSTRQHSHRFSSNASELRPWPKTLPSIPVPKPSHHAHTRDLVLFKPKWWEKSAPNMVDINSTEGFLDALSNAGDRLVIVDFYGTWCASCRALFPKLCKIAEEHPEILFLKVNFDENKSLCKSLNVKVLPFFQFYRGADGLLDSFSCSLAKLQKLRDAIATHNPGSSVKSQVQ is encoded by the exons ATGCAGGGGAGCTCTGTAATTTCACGTAAAGTTTCTCACTTTTTTCGATTTTCTCATCACTCCACTCGACAACACTCCCATCGTTTCTCTTCCAACGCTTCCGAATTGCGCCCATGGCCTAAAACCCTTCCGTCTATTCCTGTTCCCAAACCTTCTCATCACGCCCATACAAGAGACTTGGTTCTATTCAAG CCAAAATGGTGGGAGAAGAGTGCCCCAAATATGGTTGACATCAATTCTACGGAAGGCTTTTTAGATGCTTTAAGTAATGCCGGTGATAGATTAGTCATTGTCGACTTCTATGGTACGTGGTGTGCTTCTTGTCGAGCCTTATTCCCCAAG CTCTGCAAGATTGCTGAAGAACACCCAGAAATTCTTTTCTTAAAGGTGAATTTTGATGAGAACAAGTCCTTATGCAAAAGCTTAAATGTTAAAGTACTTCCATTTTTCCAGTTCTATAGAGGAGCAGATGGCCTGTTGGATTCTTTTTCTTGCTCTCTTGCCAAG CTCCAGAAATTAAGGGATGCAATTGCAACCCACAATCCCGGGAGTTCGGTGAAGTCCCAAGTTCAGTGA
- the LOC116021647 gene encoding thioredoxin-like 2-1, chloroplastic isoform X1: MQGSSVISRKVSHFFRFSHHSTRQHSHRFSSNASELRPWPKTLPSIPVPKPSHHAHTRDLVLFKVRATAAETEQPKWWEKSAPNMVDINSTEGFLDALSNAGDRLVIVDFYGTWCASCRALFPKLCKIAEEHPEILFLKVNFDENKSLCKSLNVKVLPFFQFYRGADGLLDSFSCSLAKLQKLRDAIATHNPGSSVKSQVQ; the protein is encoded by the exons ATGCAGGGGAGCTCTGTAATTTCACGTAAAGTTTCTCACTTTTTTCGATTTTCTCATCACTCCACTCGACAACACTCCCATCGTTTCTCTTCCAACGCTTCCGAATTGCGCCCATGGCCTAAAACCCTTCCGTCTATTCCTGTTCCCAAACCTTCTCATCACGCCCATACAAGAGACTTGGTTCTATTCAAG GTACGTGCAACTGCGGCTGAAACTGAGCAGCCAAAATGGTGGGAGAAGAGTGCCCCAAATATGGTTGACATCAATTCTACGGAAGGCTTTTTAGATGCTTTAAGTAATGCCGGTGATAGATTAGTCATTGTCGACTTCTATGGTACGTGGTGTGCTTCTTGTCGAGCCTTATTCCCCAAG CTCTGCAAGATTGCTGAAGAACACCCAGAAATTCTTTTCTTAAAGGTGAATTTTGATGAGAACAAGTCCTTATGCAAAAGCTTAAATGTTAAAGTACTTCCATTTTTCCAGTTCTATAGAGGAGCAGATGGCCTGTTGGATTCTTTTTCTTGCTCTCTTGCCAAG CTCCAGAAATTAAGGGATGCAATTGCAACCCACAATCCCGGGAGTTCGGTGAAGTCCCAAGTTCAGTGA
- the LOC116021647 gene encoding thioredoxin-like 2-1, chloroplastic isoform X3, whose protein sequence is MQGSSVISRKVSHFFRFSHHSTRQHSHRFSSNASELRPWPKTLPSIPVPKPSHHAHTRDLVLFKVRATAAETEQPKWWEKSAPNMVDINSTEGFLDALSNAGDRLVIVDFYGTWCASCRALFPKLCKIAEEHPEILFLKFYRGADGLLDSFSCSLAKLQKLRDAIATHNPGSSVKSQVQ, encoded by the exons ATGCAGGGGAGCTCTGTAATTTCACGTAAAGTTTCTCACTTTTTTCGATTTTCTCATCACTCCACTCGACAACACTCCCATCGTTTCTCTTCCAACGCTTCCGAATTGCGCCCATGGCCTAAAACCCTTCCGTCTATTCCTGTTCCCAAACCTTCTCATCACGCCCATACAAGAGACTTGGTTCTATTCAAG GTACGTGCAACTGCGGCTGAAACTGAGCAGCCAAAATGGTGGGAGAAGAGTGCCCCAAATATGGTTGACATCAATTCTACGGAAGGCTTTTTAGATGCTTTAAGTAATGCCGGTGATAGATTAGTCATTGTCGACTTCTATGGTACGTGGTGTGCTTCTTGTCGAGCCTTATTCCCCAAG CTCTGCAAGATTGCTGAAGAACACCCAGAAATTCTTTTCTTAAAG TTCTATAGAGGAGCAGATGGCCTGTTGGATTCTTTTTCTTGCTCTCTTGCCAAG CTCCAGAAATTAAGGGATGCAATTGCAACCCACAATCCCGGGAGTTCGGTGAAGTCCCAAGTTCAGTGA